From the genome of Gracilinanus agilis isolate LMUSP501 chromosome 2, AgileGrace, whole genome shotgun sequence, one region includes:
- the DKK4 gene encoding dickkopf-related protein 4, translated as MVVVFLLGLSYLCSPLGALVLDSNIIKSSAEVQDPRKGSSQCLNDRDCGAKKFCLRSRDEKPICAMCRGLRRRCHRNGMCCPGSLCVNDVCTLIEDTTPVLERNDDQEGLDSKGTTQHPIQESKPKKKPNTNKPQGSKGQEGESCLRTFDCNPGLCCARHFWTKICKPVLLEGQVCSRRGHKDGAQAPEIFQRCDCGPGLFCRSQSTGPRQHSRLRVCQKI; from the exons ATGGTGGTAGTTTTCTTGCTGGGACTAAGCTATCTGTGCTCTCCCCTGGGAGCCTTGGTTCTGGATTCGAACATCATCAAGAGTTCTGCTGAAGTGCAAGACCCTCGCAAG GGTTCTTCACAGTGTTTGAATGACAGAGACTGTGGTGCCaaaaaattctgcctcagatccAGAGATGAAAAGCCAATCTGTGCCATGTGCCGGGGGTTGCGGAGACGGTGCCATCGTAATGGCATGTGCTGCCCAGGGTCTCTCTGTGTCAATG ATGTTTGTACACTCATTGAAGACACAACCCCAGTCCTGGAGAGAAATGATGACCAGGAAGGCCTGGATTCTAAGGGGACAACTCAGCACCCAATTCAAGAAAGCAAGCCCAAAAAGAAGCCCAACACTAATAAACCTCAAGGCAGTAAAG GGCAAGAAGGAGAAAGTTGTCTACGAACTTTTGACTGCAATCCTGGACTTTGCTGTGCTCGCCATTTTTGGACAAAAATTTGTAAGCCAGTCCTCCTGGAGGGGCAAGTTTGTTCTAGACGTGGCCATAAAGATGGTGCTCAAGCTCCAGAAATCTTCCAGCGCTGTGACTGTGGTCCTGGACTGTTTTGCCGAAGTCAAAGTACTGGGCCTCGACAACACTCTCGTTTAAGAGTCTGTCAGAAAATCTAG